In Zygosaccharomyces rouxii strain CBS732 chromosome F complete sequence, a single window of DNA contains:
- the GMH1 gene encoding Gmh1p (similar to uniprot|P36125 Saccharomyces cerevisiae YKR030W GMH1 Golgi membrane protein of unknown function interacts with Gea1p and Gea2p required for localization of Gea2p computational analysis suggests a possible role in either cell wall synthesis or protein-vacuolar targeting): MNSGHYDLNANFGGSSFPIVIKRLFKTPRNLDFETATWEMVHLIFKPRKAFRSFYYQRQTKHQWARDDPSFFILQVGLLTLSSMVWSLVYGHTFFGFLKMMINMIFVDFFFYGFLVATIFWLILNRPTFKFRSALESQVEWAYCFDVHCNAFLTIWVVLYFVQFLFLPVIHIHKWIGLFVGNALYCFAFAHYFILTFYGYSQITFLKNIQFILFPALAFAVLFIVSLFGIDLSSVLSFYK, translated from the coding sequence ATGAATTCAGGTCACTATGATTTGAATGCGAATTTTGGTGGGTCTTCTTTCCCCATTGTGATCAAGAGGCTATTCAAGACTCCCAGGAAccttgattttgaaactgCAACATGGGAAATGGTTCATTTGATATTTAAACCAAGAAAGGCATTTAGATCGTTTTATTACCAACGTCAAACGAAGCATCAATGGGCAAGAGATGATCCATccttttttattttacaAGTTGGTCTTTTAACGCTGAGTTCGATGGTATGGTCATTGGTTTATGGACACACattctttggatttctaaaaatgatgataaatATGATATTTGTGgactttttcttttacgGTTTTTTAGTAGCTACGATCTTTTGGCTGATACTGAATAGACCTACTTTCAAATTTAGATCTGCATTAGAGTCGCAAGTCGAGTGGGCATACTGTTTTGACGTTCATTGTAATGCATTTTTAACCATCTGGGTTGTACTATATTTTGTGcaatttttattcttacCAGTGATACATATCCACAAATGGATCGGTTTATTTGTGGGTAATGCTCTTTACTGCTTCGCGTTTGCCCATTATTTCATTCTAACGTTTTACGGTTACAGTCAAATaacatttctcaaaaacattcaattcattttattCCCAGCGCTTGCATTTGCAGTGCTATTCATTGTTAGTTTATTTGGCATAGATCTGTCTAGTGTATTAAGCTTTTACaaataa
- a CDS encoding uncharacterized protein (no similarity), which yields MSTTMIIEKLRTEQENPRSDESLSLRAKKSFARRRKGPANDLYKTLMSERIQSRDVVSIEHGKPRNSGGLPVFTFKSGRQSALDIVVDEDTQYRDKNPMVHFEHGINYTVRPRCPKVSIPRAEDSNAKEDDESEKDVDELICSEIAEAFADDLFTRRPVFDNRWSCGGEDQASNKSLPIHHEIPQHSMQRDLSASTLPVSHTNDSVDNAGFRFQLKQETGKLKSEILASANDSNTLVGSYPPGVESTNKYNGNGNNSGKYWTTNKDMQSKWISEKIGRGLQTVRRFALDPYGSKSKPLSSRVKRVCSEDGFQSKRLEILIQDKFSKAPPLVKRVNSTASIPSHTGLSDYLDSVRKSRNGYHEVALKSLEDKTVRDALLAAKKKSDKLWSQSEKLEFLV from the coding sequence ATGTCTACTACAATGATAATTGAAAAGCTGCGAACTGAGCAAGAAAATCCTAGATCAGATGAGTCACTTAGCCTTAGAGCTAAAAAATCGTTtgcaagaagaaggaaggGTCCAGCTAATGATCTTTATAAAACTTTGATGAGCGAGAGAATCCAATCACGTGATGTTGTTTCTATTGAACATGGGAAACCAAGGAACTCTGGGGGTCTACCAGTATTTACTTTTAAATCAGGTAGACAATCTGCTCTTGATATAGtcgttgatgaagatactCAATACAGAGATAAGAACCCAATGGTGCATTTTGAACATGGAATAAACTATACAGTAAGACCAAGATGTCCCAAAGTATCAATACCGAGAGCCGAAGATAGTAATGCCAAAGAAGACGATGAATCTGAAAAAGACGTTGACGAGCTGATCTGCAGCGAGATTGCAGAGGCGTTTGCAGACGATCTGTTTACTCGAAGGCCGGTATTCGACAATAGATGGAGTTGTGGAGGTGAAGACCAAGCTTCGAATAAATCTTTGCCCATTCATCACGAAATTCCTCAACATTCAATGCAAAGAGATTTAAGTGCTTCGACGTTACCTGTATCTCATACAAATGATAGTGTTGATAACGCTGGTTTTCGTTTTCAACTCAAGCAAGAAACtgggaaattgaaatctgaGATATTAGCAAGTGCTAATGATTCAAATACCCTTGTTGGTAGTTATCCGCCTGGTGTGGAATCTACCAATAAATACAATGgaaatggtaataatagtgGTAAATATTGGACAACAAACAAGGATATGCAAAGTAAATGGATTtctgaaaaaattggtagGGGATTACAAACGGTCAGAAGATTTGCCCTTGATCCTTATGGATCCAAGAGCAAACCATTGTCATCAAGGGTCAAAAGAGTATGTTCAGAAGACGGATTTCAAAgtaaaagattggaaattcTAATCCAAGATAAATTTTCTAAAGCACCTCCGTTGGTCAAAAGAGTTAATAGTACGGCTTCAATACCCTCTCATACCGGATTATCTGATTATCTGGATAGTGTTAGGAAATCACGTAATGGGTATCATGAAGTTGCATTAAAATCCCTGGAGGATAAAACAGTCAGAGATGCTTTATTAGCggcaaagaagaaaagcGATAAGTTGTGGTCGCAAAGTGAGAAGttagaatttttggtcTAA